In Luteibacter mycovicinus, a genomic segment contains:
- a CDS encoding ATP-binding protein, with protein MIGRFFRSTVGQILMITASSSTVTFLFSLALFSWLYPNAPPRPPWPWSVAFRIESLVDGLRGVPERDRAALLAGVRWPLTEARLATAASVCDVLSKDTRELEAVLQDDLATTSGKVTVRECSDAPLETRVQILVGLGEQTLAVRTHAVNGTRRRLTFPLVGALVFLGVAVVLMSAWAVWLVIRPLRRLSDQVTTFGEQMSFVPLAEEGPLEIRRAAHAFNLMQERVTRSIQDRTRMLAAISHDMRSPLTRMRLQLDTAEPTQMVQKLSRETILMQDMVTSALGYLGNRSSSEAFEPLDLAALLQTICDEYADAGVEIHYTGPDALTVVCKPNAIQRAVGNLLENAIAFGSRIDVIATSAGDRVAVTIGDDGPGIPAHQLAEAIEPFVRLDPSRNARPGSLGLGLSIVSDIVQEHGGRLTLSNRVEGGLLALIELPLVASAQ; from the coding sequence ATGATCGGCCGCTTCTTCCGCAGTACCGTCGGCCAGATTCTGATGATCACGGCCAGTTCGTCGACGGTCACCTTCCTGTTTTCCCTCGCGCTGTTTTCGTGGCTTTACCCCAACGCGCCACCGCGTCCACCGTGGCCGTGGTCGGTCGCCTTTCGTATCGAAAGTCTGGTGGACGGTTTGCGTGGCGTCCCGGAGCGCGATCGCGCCGCGTTGCTGGCCGGCGTGCGCTGGCCGCTTACCGAGGCCAGACTGGCGACGGCGGCATCGGTGTGCGACGTGCTATCCAAAGACACGCGTGAGCTCGAAGCGGTGCTCCAGGACGACCTTGCCACGACGAGCGGCAAGGTCACCGTGCGCGAATGCAGCGATGCGCCGCTCGAGACCCGTGTGCAGATCCTTGTCGGCCTGGGCGAGCAGACGCTTGCGGTGCGTACGCATGCCGTCAACGGCACCCGTCGACGGCTGACCTTCCCGTTGGTCGGGGCACTTGTCTTTCTGGGTGTCGCGGTCGTTCTCATGTCCGCATGGGCGGTATGGCTGGTCATACGTCCGCTGCGGCGGCTGTCCGACCAGGTCACGACGTTCGGTGAACAGATGTCGTTCGTGCCACTGGCGGAAGAAGGTCCGCTCGAGATCCGGCGTGCCGCGCACGCGTTCAACCTGATGCAGGAGCGCGTAACGCGCTCGATCCAGGACCGCACCCGCATGTTGGCCGCGATAAGTCACGACATGCGATCGCCGTTGACCCGCATGCGTCTCCAGCTGGACACGGCGGAACCGACACAGATGGTGCAGAAGCTGTCGCGCGAGACCATCCTGATGCAGGACATGGTGACCTCCGCACTCGGCTATCTAGGCAACCGGAGTTCGTCGGAAGCCTTCGAGCCGCTCGATCTTGCGGCACTGTTGCAGACGATTTGCGACGAGTACGCGGATGCCGGTGTCGAGATCCACTACACCGGGCCGGATGCCCTGACGGTCGTGTGCAAACCGAATGCGATCCAGCGGGCGGTCGGCAACCTGCTCGAGAACGCGATCGCGTTCGGCTCGCGCATCGATGTGATCGCCACATCCGCCGGCGACCGGGTGGCGGTGACGATTGGGGACGACGGCCCCGGCATCCCGGCTCATCAGCTGGCCGAAGCGATCGAGCCCTTCGTCCGGCTGGACCCGTCCCGTAACGCGCGACCGGGCAGTCTGGGCCTTGGCCTGTCGATCGTCAGCGACATCGTGCAGGAGCACGGCGGCCGCCTGACGCTGTCGAATCGCGTGGAAGGGGGGCTGCTCGCGCTGATCGAACTGCCCCTCGTCGCATCCGCCCAGTGA
- a CDS encoding response regulator transcription factor, which yields MHLVDIKTHLHSVSVFKQTPHSLVIRLGDAAEYRRTAKRQGALATPHILLVEDDPGIRQPLADFLRGKGFVVSEADSAEAAEPLLARGDVEVMLLDVMLPGEDGLSFCRRMQARGSPRIIMLTALGESTDKVVGLELGADDYMTKPVDLRELVARIRAVLRRPMTADAPTVAASGADGLVLRFQGFTFFPAKRFLRSDAGVRIPLTGTETDLLLALCQHPREVLSRDELIGLTRGQGFPISARSVDLLISRLRRKLAGTDPLDDPIRTMRSDGYAFQRDVTAG from the coding sequence ATGCATCTTGTTGATATCAAAACACATTTACACAGTGTGTCAGTATTTAAACAAACACCGCATTCGCTGGTTATCCGCCTCGGTGATGCCGCAGAATATCGACGAACCGCAAAAAGGCAGGGCGCGTTGGCCACTCCGCACATTCTCCTGGTCGAGGACGACCCCGGTATTCGCCAGCCGCTGGCGGACTTCCTGCGAGGGAAGGGGTTCGTCGTCTCCGAAGCCGACAGCGCGGAAGCGGCGGAGCCCCTGCTGGCACGCGGCGATGTCGAGGTGATGCTGCTCGACGTGATGCTGCCCGGGGAGGACGGGCTGTCGTTCTGCCGCCGCATGCAGGCCAGGGGTTCGCCGCGGATCATCATGCTTACCGCGCTGGGTGAGTCCACCGACAAAGTGGTCGGGCTCGAGCTGGGCGCGGACGATTACATGACCAAGCCGGTGGATCTGCGTGAACTGGTGGCGCGAATCCGTGCCGTGCTGCGTCGACCCATGACGGCCGATGCTCCCACGGTCGCCGCAAGCGGCGCGGATGGCCTGGTGCTGCGCTTCCAGGGCTTTACCTTTTTTCCGGCAAAACGCTTTCTGCGCAGTGACGCGGGCGTGCGCATTCCCTTGACAGGTACGGAGACGGATCTGTTGCTCGCGCTGTGTCAGCATCCGCGCGAGGTGCTCTCGCGTGACGAGCTCATCGGCCTGACCCGTGGCCAGGGCTTTCCGATCTCCGCGCGCTCGGTGGATCTGCTCATCAGTCGGCTGCGTCGCAAGCTGGCCGGAACCGATCCGCTCGACGATCCCATTCGCACCATGCGGTCGGATGGTTATGCATTTCAGCGCGATGTGACCGCCGGATGA
- a CDS encoding MdtA/MuxA family multidrug efflux RND transporter periplasmic adaptor subunit, translating into MHPRTEPQSSSTPSRRRVGLWVSVVAVVLLIAAFIAWRVVSGTGGSGHQGGPGAQQTATSVGVATATRADVPVTLESIATVTSLATATVKAQISGYLTSIAFREGQTVKAGDVLAQVDPRPYQIALAQYQGQLQKDQATLENARLDLRRYQQLMKQDSTSKQTVDTAIASVHEYEGTVRTDQAQVDTQKLNLTYARITSPIDGRTGFRQVDVGNYVTSSDTDGVVVVTQMDPISVVFTLPEDSLAAVLKPAADGKPRPVSVWDRTFSTKLADGTLDTIDNAVDTSTGTVKLRALFANPDGRLFPNEFVNASLLVDTLRDAVTVPTTAVQTGTPGTYVYVLKSDRTVSLRKITTGPSADGNVAVTSGLNVGDVVVVDGADHLSDGARVVVPDEKKASVSGKAAATAAP; encoded by the coding sequence ATGCACCCGCGCACCGAACCGCAATCGTCCTCCACCCCGTCACGCCGTCGCGTCGGCCTTTGGGTATCCGTCGTCGCGGTCGTACTCCTGATCGCCGCGTTCATCGCGTGGCGGGTGGTGTCGGGTACGGGCGGTAGCGGCCATCAGGGAGGTCCGGGTGCACAGCAGACGGCGACCTCGGTCGGCGTGGCGACGGCCACCAGGGCCGACGTCCCGGTCACGCTGGAATCGATCGCCACGGTCACATCGCTGGCTACCGCCACCGTGAAGGCGCAGATCAGCGGCTACCTCACCTCCATCGCCTTTCGCGAAGGCCAGACGGTGAAGGCGGGCGACGTACTCGCGCAGGTGGACCCGCGTCCTTACCAGATCGCCCTGGCGCAGTATCAGGGCCAGCTGCAGAAGGATCAGGCCACGCTGGAAAACGCGCGCCTCGATCTGCGGCGCTACCAGCAGCTGATGAAACAGGACTCGACATCGAAGCAGACGGTGGACACGGCCATCGCTTCGGTGCACGAGTACGAAGGCACGGTGCGGACGGATCAGGCCCAGGTCGACACGCAGAAGCTCAACCTGACCTATGCGCGCATCACCTCGCCGATCGACGGCAGGACCGGCTTTCGCCAGGTGGACGTCGGCAACTACGTGACCTCGTCGGACACCGATGGCGTCGTGGTGGTGACCCAGATGGATCCGATCTCGGTCGTGTTCACGCTGCCGGAAGATTCGCTGGCCGCGGTGCTGAAGCCGGCGGCCGACGGTAAGCCGCGGCCGGTATCGGTCTGGGACCGTACGTTCAGCACGAAGCTGGCCGATGGCACCCTGGATACGATCGACAACGCGGTCGATACGAGCACCGGCACGGTCAAGCTGCGCGCCTTGTTCGCCAATCCCGACGGGCGTCTGTTCCCCAACGAATTCGTCAACGCGTCGCTGCTGGTCGACACTCTGCGCGATGCCGTGACGGTGCCGACGACGGCCGTGCAGACCGGTACACCGGGCACCTATGTCTACGTGCTCAAGAGCGACCGCACGGTATCGCTGCGCAAGATCACGACCGGTCCTTCCGCCGACGGCAACGTCGCCGTGACCTCCGGACTGAACGTGGGCGACGTCGTGGTCGTGGACGGTGCGGATCACCTCAGTGACGGTGCTAGGGTCGTCGTGCCGGACGAGAAGAAGGCGTCGGTCTCCGGTAAGGCAGCCGCCACGGCCGCCCCATGA